In Gossypium arboreum isolate Shixiya-1 chromosome 6, ASM2569848v2, whole genome shotgun sequence, the following are encoded in one genomic region:
- the LOC108460468 gene encoding filament-like plant protein 4 encodes MDRHWPWKKKSSDKAHKAAAAAATITVDAAANVAAPVASQGNEDVPKKPKYVQISVESYSHLTGLEDRVKLYEDRVRSLEEEIKDLNEKLDAANSEISTKEDMVKQHAKVAEEAVSGWEKAEAEALALKNHLESVTLSKLTAEDRASHLDGALKECMRQIRNLKEEHEQKVQDVVVSKNKQCEKIKLEFEARIANLDQELLKFEGDNAAITRSLQERSNMLVKISEEKSRAEAEIELLKGNIESCEREINTLKYEIHVVSKELEIRNEEKNMSMRSAEVANKQHMEGVKKIAKLEAECQRLRGLVRKKLPGPAALAQMKLEVESLGRDYGDTRLKRSPVRPSTPHLPAVSEFSLDNAQKFQKENEFLTERLLAMEEETKMLKEALAKRNSELQASRSLCAKTSSKLQSLEAQLARSPSKAEVYSSQNASTPPSVTSVSEDGNDDDRSCAESWATALVSELSQFKKEKGTDTPNKNENSKHLDLMDDFLEMEKLACSSNDSTTNGAINISGCTNDKVSETVNGDASGEITCKEPDVDELPAMKLRAKLYMVLESISKDADVQKILEDIKSAMQDSENSVSEQLHDSDVTCNDQACPGDGSLTAEKEIAMSAGDKLTSESVQTLSRDLAAAVSQIHDFVLSLGDEARAVDDISFDGNGLSHKIGEFSVTYNKVLCSNLSLDDFVLDLSSVLVKASELRFNVLGYKGKEVEINSPDCIDKVALPENKVTQNGSLGGIYQNGCAHISSPTSNPEVPDDGNLVSDFESKQLSKFSLEEFEELKLEKESLAMDLSRCTENLEITKSKLHETELLLTEAKSQLASAQKSNSLAETQLKCMAESYRSLETRAEELATELNVFQVKTETLENELQDEKRGHHDALARCKELEEHLQSKEICSVCSSAADNDRTSKQEKELAAAAEKLAECQETIFLLGKQLKAFRPQTETKGSPYNERIPGFREDETVTSSINLHDLNQAEIETAGSGNASRSCAASPMESSFNTPCSPSDTEANLLRSPINSNNSNHRSTMSSSESSSSTPTPEKQSRGFSRFFSSKAKNGH; translated from the exons ATGGACCGTCATTGGCCTTGGAAGAAAAAATCATCTGATAAAGCTCATAAAGCCGCCGCCGCTGCCGCCACCATTACGGTGGATGCTGCCGCCAACGTTGCGGCTCCAGTTGCATCTCAAGGCAATGAG GATGTGCCGAAAAAACCGAAGTACGTTCAAATCTCGGTCGAATCCTATTCACATCTCACTGGTTTGGAGGATCGAGTGAAGTTGTATGAGGATCGAGTTAGGTCATTGGAGGAGGAGATTAAGGACTTGAACGAAAAGCTCGATGCGGCGAATTCGGAGATTTCTACCAAGGAAGACATGGTGAAACAACATGCTAAAGTAGCCGAAGAAGCCGTTTCAG GTTGGGAAAAAGCCGAAGCAGAGGCATTGGCATTGAAGAATCACCTTGAATCTGTTACACTTTCGAAGCTCACCGCCGAAGATCGGGCATCGCACTTAGACGGTGCGCTCAAGGAGTGCATGCGGCAAATCCGGAATCTGAAGGAAGAACATGAGCAGAAGGTGCAAGACGTGGTGGTGAGCAAAAACAAGCAATGTGAAAAGATTAAACTCGAGTTTGAAGCTAGGATTGCTAATTTAGACCAAGAGCTCCTTAAGTTCGAAGGCGACAATGCCGCGATTACGAGGTCTTTGCAAGAACGTTCTAACATGCTGGTTAAGATTAGCGAAGAGAAATCACGAGCCGAGGCTGAGATCGAGCTTCTAAAGGGTAATATTGAATCGTGCGAAAGGGAAATTAATACCTTGAAGTATGAAATCCATGTAGTTTCGAAAGAGCTCGAAATTCGTAACGAAGAAAAGAACATGAGTATGAGGTCTGCAGAAGTGGCTAACAAGCAGCATATGGAGGGTGTTAAAAAGATAGCAAAACTCGAAGCAGAATGCCAAAGATTACGTGGTCTTGTGCGGAAAAAGTTGCCCGGCCCGGCTGCACTCGCTCAAATGAAGCTAGAGGTTGAGAGTTTAGGACGGGATTATGGAGATACACGATTAAAGAGGTCTCCTGTCCGGCCTTCTACTCCACACTTGCCGGCTGTGAGTGAATTTTCACTCGACAATGCGCAGAAATTCCAAAAAGAGAACGAGTTTCTCACAGAACGTTTATTGGCAATGGAAGAAGAAACAAAGATGTTGAAAGAAGCGTTAGCAAAACGTAATAGTGAGCTACAAGCTTCAAGGAGTCTGTGTGCTAAGACATCGAGCAAGCTTCAGAGTTTAGAAGCACAACTTGCCCGAAGTCCCTCAAAAGCAGAAGTTTACTCGAGTCAAAATGCTAGTACTCCGCCGAGTGTTACTTCCGTATCCGAAGATGGTAATGATGATGACAGAAGCTGTGCCGAATCATGGGCGACAGCTTTAGTTTCCGAGCTCTCTcaattcaaaaaggaaaagggtACCGATACGCCGAACAAAAATGAAAATTCAAAGCACTTGGACCTTATGGACGACTTTCTCGAGATGGAGAAGTTGGCTTGTTCTTCAAATGATTCAACTACAAACGGTGCAATCAACATTTCAGGTTGTACCAACGATAAGGTATCTGAAACTGTTAATGGCGATGCTTCTGGTGAGATTACTTGCAAGGAACCCGATGTAGACGAATTGCCTGCTATGAAGCTTCGAGCAAAGCTCTATATGGTGCTTGAATCGATATCTAAGGATGCGGATGTGCAGAAAATTTTGGAGGACATCAAATCTGCTATGCAGGACTCGGAGAATAGTGTCTCGGAGCAATTGCACGATTCTGATGTCACATGCAATGATCAAGCTTGTCCCGGAGATGGTAGCTTAACCGCAGAGAAGGAAATTGCTATGTCTGCAGGTGATAAGTTGACTTCGGAAAGTGTGCAAACCTTAAGTCGAGATTTAGCTGCTGCGGTTTCGCAGATTCATGACTTTGTACTGTCCCTAGGAGACGAAGCGAGGGCAGTTGATGATATATCTTTCGATGGCAATGGATTAAGCCATAAAATTGGCGAGTTCTCCGTCACCTACAATAAGGTTCTATGCAGCAACCTAAGTTTGGACGATTTTGTTCTCGATCTTTCTTCGGTTTTAGTCAAAGCTAGTGAATTAAGATTCAATGTGCTTGGCTACAAGGGTAAGGAAGTTGAAATAAATAGTCCGGATTGCATAGACAAGGTCGCTTTACCGGAGAATAAGGTGACACAAAACGGTTCATTGGGAGGAATATATCAAAATGGATGTGCCCACATTTCAAGTCCGACTTCTAATCCCGAGGTTCCTGATGACGGAAACTTGGTCTCCGACTTTGAATCAAAACAATTGAGCAAATTCTCGTTGGAAGAGTTCGAGGAACTGAAGTTGGAGAAAGAAAGCTTGGCGATGGATCTTTCTCGATGTACCGAAAACCTGGAGATAACCAAGTCTAAATTACACGAAACCGAATTGCTTCTAACAGAAGCTAAATCTCAATTGGCTTCTGCTCAGAAATCAAACAGCTTGGCTGAGACACAGCTTAAGTGCATGGCAGAGTCGTATAGATCACTCGAAACGCGTGCAGAGGAGTTAGCGACTGAGCTGAACGTTTTCCAGGTAAAAACCGAAACTCTTGAAAATGAGCTTCAAGATGAAAAGAGAGGTCATCATGATGCTTTAGCTAGATGTAAGGAACTTGAAGAGCATTTGCAAAG CAAGGAAATCTGCTCGGTTTGTTCTTCAGCAGCCGATAATGACCGCACGAGCAAGCAG GAGAAAGAATTAGCAGCTGCGGCGGAGAAACTAGCAGAATGTCAAGAAACCATATTCCTTCTCGGCAAGCAATTAAAAGCTTTCCGCCCTCAAACTGAAACGAAGGGGTCGCCGTACAACGAGAGGATACCAGGTTTCCGTGAGGATGAAACCGTTACCAGCAGCATTAACTTGCATGATCTAAACCAGGCAGAGATAGAAACAGCTGGTTCGGGGAATGCAAGCAGATCATGTGCAGCATCACCAATGGAGTCGTCATTTAACACCCCATGCAGCCCTTCGGATACTGAAGCAAACCTTTTGAGATCACCAATCAACTCGAACAACTCAAATCACAGGTCTACCATGTCAAGCTCCGAGTCTTCCTCGTCTACACCGACACCGGAGAAACAATCTCGAGGCTTTAGTAGATTCTTTTCCTCCAAAGCGAAGAACGGACATTAA